One region of Deinococcus budaensis genomic DNA includes:
- a CDS encoding HAD family hydrolase has product MTLPSLPAARHVAFDWGGVFTVGTFDGRSTWNVAQRGGVPVERVRESYFRHVGQLEVGAWTLPHFWEVMRRETGLTLPYAEFETLYLGSVHDNPPMYATLARLPRGVRAGLLSNNYPVVSDHLRRDPRFARFDALVFSNELRQKKPHPDAFAALEEAMGVPAAQTAFVDDVEENVRAARQAGFHGLLYHHERHAEFERELAAWLGWGAGG; this is encoded by the coding sequence ATGACCCTCCCCAGCCTGCCTGCCGCCCGCCACGTCGCCTTTGACTGGGGCGGCGTGTTTACCGTGGGCACCTTCGACGGGCGCTCGACCTGGAACGTTGCCCAGCGCGGCGGCGTGCCCGTCGAGCGCGTGCGTGAGAGCTATTTCCGGCACGTGGGGCAGCTGGAGGTCGGGGCGTGGACGCTGCCCCACTTCTGGGAAGTGATGCGGCGGGAGACGGGGCTGACCCTGCCTTATGCCGAGTTCGAGACCCTGTATCTGGGCAGCGTCCACGACAACCCGCCGATGTACGCCACCCTGGCGCGGCTGCCCCGGGGCGTGCGCGCCGGCCTGCTGAGCAACAATTACCCGGTCGTCAGCGACCACCTGCGCCGCGATCCGCGCTTCGCCCGCTTCGACGCGCTGGTCTTCAGCAATGAACTGCGCCAGAAAAAGCCCCACCCGGACGCCTTCGCCGCGTTGGAGGAGGCGATGGGCGTGCCCGCCGCGCAGACCGCTTTTGTGGACGACGTAGAGGAGAACGTTCGCGCCGCCCGCCAGGCCGGATTTCACGGCCTGCTCTACCACCACGAGCGCCACGCCGAGTTCGAGCGGGAGCTGGCCGCGTGGCTGGGGTGGGGCGCCGGCGGCTAG
- the aceA gene encoding isocitrate lyase, whose protein sequence is MTPPSQQHSPRTHAEILDKTWQTEERWQGIRRNYSAAEVVRLRGSLPVEHTLARHGAQKLWRSMKEEPFVNALGALTGNQAMQQVKAGLKAIYLSGWQVAADANNAGQMYPDQSLYPASSVPDVVRRINQTLRRADQIQHAEGAGDIDYFVPIVADAEAGFGGPLNAFELMKAMIEAGAAGVHFEDQLASEKKCGHLGGKVLVPTSQFIRTLNAARLAADVSGVPTVLIARTDADAANLLTSDVDDNDKPFTTGERTPEGFYYVRPGIEQAISRALAYAPYADVIWCETSVPNLEDARKFAEAVHAQFPGKLLAYNCSPSFNWKKNLDDETIARFQVELGKLGYKFQFITLAGFHSLNHSMFELAYGYARNQMTSFVELQEKEFAAQERGFTAVKHQREVGTGYFDLVAQAAGGGQSSTTALAGSTEAQQFGKERVAAGAHD, encoded by the coding sequence ATGACCCCCCCCTCCCAACAGCACAGCCCCCGCACCCACGCCGAGATTCTGGACAAGACCTGGCAGACCGAGGAGCGCTGGCAGGGCATCCGCCGCAACTACTCGGCGGCTGAGGTGGTGCGGCTGCGCGGCTCCCTGCCGGTCGAGCACACCCTCGCCAGGCACGGGGCGCAGAAGCTGTGGCGCTCAATGAAGGAAGAACCCTTCGTGAACGCGCTGGGCGCCTTGACTGGCAACCAGGCGATGCAGCAGGTCAAGGCGGGCCTGAAGGCGATCTACCTCAGCGGCTGGCAGGTCGCCGCCGACGCCAACAACGCCGGGCAGATGTACCCCGACCAGAGCCTCTACCCCGCCTCCAGCGTGCCCGACGTGGTGCGGCGCATCAACCAGACCCTGCGCCGCGCCGACCAGATTCAGCACGCCGAGGGCGCGGGCGACATCGACTACTTCGTGCCTATCGTGGCCGACGCGGAGGCGGGCTTCGGCGGCCCCCTGAACGCCTTCGAGCTGATGAAGGCGATGATCGAGGCGGGCGCGGCGGGGGTGCATTTCGAGGACCAGCTCGCCTCGGAAAAGAAGTGCGGGCACCTGGGGGGCAAGGTGCTGGTGCCCACCAGCCAGTTCATCCGCACGCTGAACGCGGCCCGCCTCGCCGCCGACGTGTCCGGCGTGCCCACGGTGCTGATCGCCCGCACCGACGCCGACGCCGCCAACCTGCTCACCAGCGACGTGGACGACAACGACAAGCCCTTCACGACCGGCGAGCGCACCCCCGAAGGCTTCTACTATGTCCGGCCCGGCATCGAACAGGCCATCTCCCGTGCCCTGGCCTACGCCCCCTACGCCGATGTGATCTGGTGCGAGACCTCGGTGCCCAACCTGGAAGACGCCCGCAAGTTTGCCGAGGCCGTCCACGCCCAGTTTCCCGGCAAGCTGCTCGCCTACAACTGCTCGCCCAGCTTTAACTGGAAGAAGAACCTCGACGACGAGACCATCGCCAGGTTTCAGGTCGAACTCGGCAAGCTGGGCTACAAGTTCCAGTTCATCACCCTGGCGGGCTTTCACTCGCTGAACCACTCGATGTTCGAGCTGGCTTACGGCTACGCCCGCAACCAGATGACGAGCTTCGTGGAGTTGCAGGAGAAGGAATTTGCCGCCCAGGAGCGGGGCTTCACCGCCGTCAAGCACCAGCGCGAGGTCGGCACCGGCTATTTCGACCTCGTGGCGCAGGCGGCGGGCGGTGGCCAGAGCAGCACGACGGCGCTGGCGGGCAGCACCGAAGCGCAGCAGTTCGGCAAGGAGCGGGTGGCGGCGGGCGCGCACGACTGA
- the cdd gene encoding cytidine deaminase, whose translation MTSIPVTDDNPLGLTPDPQLLDGAKAAFKQAYAPYSRFRVGAALRTPEGQVYFGANVENASYGLGRCAEQSAVQAMATAGGREFTDIVVYSEASPPASPCGACRQVLFEFAPDARVVCTNQHGDVVSGHVRDFLPHGFRLEQRDDGHDEVGKE comes from the coding sequence GTGACTAGCATTCCCGTGACCGACGACAATCCCCTGGGCCTGACCCCCGACCCCCAACTGCTCGACGGCGCAAAAGCCGCCTTCAAGCAGGCCTACGCCCCCTACAGCCGCTTCCGGGTGGGCGCGGCCCTGCGCACGCCAGAGGGCCAGGTCTATTTCGGCGCCAACGTCGAGAACGCTAGCTACGGCCTGGGCCGCTGCGCCGAGCAGTCGGCGGTGCAGGCGATGGCGACCGCCGGAGGGCGCGAGTTCACCGATATCGTGGTGTACTCGGAAGCCTCCCCGCCCGCCAGCCCCTGCGGCGCCTGCCGTCAGGTGCTGTTCGAGTTCGCCCCGGACGCCCGGGTGGTCTGCACCAACCAGCACGGCGACGTGGTCAGCGGGCACGTGCGCGACTTTCTGCCGCACGGCTTCCGGCTGGAGCAGCGGGACGACGGGCATGATGAGGTGGGGAAGGAATAA
- a CDS encoding hemolysin family protein, with the protein MNDFLGIVALFVLVLLNGFFVAAEFALVSVRRTRIDQLADEGNVTARATQGALKNLDLYIAATQLGITMASLSIGFVAEPAIEHLVHPLLGDTALSEGQITALSFGIAFTISTILHIVFGELAPKSWALQRSEQVSLLVTRPLLIFTAVFKWAIVGLNAMGNGVVRMFGLRGVAGHHAAYSEEEIRMIVGASSQEGVLEDDEKELVYNVFDLSDTTVREVMTPRIDMVLVDGASPLRRLLELNTEHGYSRVPVYQDTADNIVGIAHTSDMLRHLDMLDETLIADVMRPVFFVPEGMKIKDLLAKMREKKSHLSIVVDEFGGTSGLVTLEDALEEIVGEIYDETDDEEVALIEVLGEGLYLMDASLTVGEVEERLGSNLEDGDGEYDTLSGFMTSHFGDIPEVGQSFVHGGWAFTVEEADQRRVTRVRVERAPEVMVFGVQEEHSRD; encoded by the coding sequence ATGAATGACTTTCTCGGCATCGTTGCCCTCTTCGTGCTGGTCCTCCTGAACGGGTTTTTCGTCGCGGCGGAGTTCGCGCTGGTCAGCGTGCGGCGCACCCGCATCGACCAGCTGGCCGACGAGGGCAACGTCACCGCCCGCGCGACCCAGGGCGCCCTGAAAAACCTCGACCTGTATATCGCTGCGACCCAGCTCGGCATCACCATGGCCTCGCTGAGTATCGGTTTTGTGGCCGAGCCTGCCATCGAGCACCTCGTTCACCCGCTGCTGGGCGACACGGCCCTCAGTGAGGGGCAGATCACGGCGCTGTCCTTTGGCATCGCCTTTACCATCAGCACGATCTTGCACATCGTGTTCGGGGAGCTGGCGCCCAAGTCGTGGGCCTTGCAGCGCTCCGAGCAGGTGTCCCTGCTGGTCACCCGGCCACTGCTGATCTTTACGGCCGTCTTCAAGTGGGCCATCGTGGGCCTCAACGCGATGGGCAACGGCGTGGTCCGCATGTTCGGCCTGCGCGGGGTCGCCGGGCACCACGCGGCCTACTCGGAAGAGGAAATCCGCATGATCGTCGGCGCGTCGAGCCAGGAAGGCGTGCTGGAGGACGACGAGAAAGAACTCGTCTACAACGTCTTCGATCTGTCCGACACCACCGTGCGCGAGGTGATGACGCCGCGCATCGACATGGTGCTGGTGGACGGCGCCAGCCCGCTCAGGAGGCTGCTGGAGCTGAACACCGAACACGGCTACTCGCGGGTGCCGGTGTATCAGGACACCGCCGACAACATTGTGGGGATCGCGCACACTTCCGACATGCTGCGGCACCTCGACATGCTGGACGAGACCCTGATCGCGGACGTGATGCGCCCGGTCTTTTTCGTGCCGGAGGGCATGAAGATCAAGGACCTGCTGGCCAAGATGCGCGAGAAGAAGTCGCACCTGAGCATCGTGGTAGACGAGTTTGGCGGCACCTCGGGCCTGGTCACGCTGGAAGACGCCCTGGAAGAGATCGTGGGCGAGATCTACGACGAGACCGACGATGAGGAGGTGGCCCTGATCGAGGTGCTGGGCGAAGGCCTGTACCTGATGGACGCTTCTCTCACCGTGGGCGAGGTCGAGGAGCGGCTGGGCAGCAACCTGGAAGACGGCGACGGCGAGTACGATACCCTCTCGGGGTTCATGACCAGCCATTTCGGGGACATTCCGGAGGTCGGCCAGAGCTTCGTGCACGGGGGCTGGGCCTTCACGGTCGAGGAGGCCGACCAGCGCCGCGTCACCCGGGTGCGGGTCGAGCGCGCCCCCGAGGTCATGGTCTTTGGCGTGCAGGAGGAACATTCCCGTGACTAG